From one Onychomys torridus chromosome 12, mOncTor1.1, whole genome shotgun sequence genomic stretch:
- the Plaat1 gene encoding phospholipase A and acyltransferase 1: protein MAFRDCFRLAYPHNPRPADLIEVFRPGYQHWALYLGDGYVINIAPVDGIASTFSSAKSVFSTKALVKMQLLKDVVGEDKYRVNNKYDTTHPPLPVEEVILRSEFVIGQEVAYDLLVNNCEHFVTLLRYGEGLSDQANRAISTVGFVAAAIDIFTFLGLFPKRQRTKY, encoded by the exons ATGGCGTTTCGGGACTGCTTCCGTCTGGCATATCCTCACAACCCTCGCCCAGCAGACTTGATTGAAGTGTTCCGGCCTGGCTACCAGCACTGGGCACTGTACTTGGGTGATGGCTATGTTATCAACATTGCCCCTGTAG ATGGCATTGCTTCAACGTTTTCAAGCGCCAAGTCTGTGTTCAGCACAAAGGCCTTGGTGAAAATGCAGCTTCTGAAGGACGTCGTGGGAGAAGACAAGTACAGGGTCAACAACAAGTATGACACGACACACCCGCCTCTCCCTGTAGAGGAAGTAATACTACGGTCTGAGTTCGTGATCGGGCAGGAGGTGGCCTACGACCTACTGGTCAACAACTGCGAGCATTTTGTGACCTTGCTCCGCTATGGAGAAGGATTGTCAGATCag gCCAACCGAGCAATAAGCACCGTGGGGTTTGTGGCGGCGGCTATCGATATCTTCACATTCCTCGGCTTGTTTccaaagagacaaagaacaaaatattag